The Halorussus gelatinilyticus genome contains the following window.
GTCGGTCGAGAGTTGCGCGCGGACCACCGCCGTCACCTCGTCGCTCGACAGGTCGCCGAGCCGCGAGTCCTCGCCGAGCGTCTCCATGATGGTCTCGGGTTGCTCGTTGAACGTGAACTCGATGAACATCCCGGAGGAGGGACCGTGGCTCTTGCGCTCGGACTCCACGATGGAGTAGGTCGTCAGCTCCTTCATCTTGTTCACGTAGGTCTCTTGGTGGTACTGGTCGGCGTCGAGTGCGTCCGTGAGGAAGCGATAGACCTGATAACCGGTCGTGCTTCGAGCGGAGCTGTTCCCGGCCTCGTCGGCGACTGCGGCCGTGGCGTAGAGACAGAGCTTCTTCTGGGTGCTGATGCCGCGCGTCACTTCGAGGACGCGGTTGCGTTCGACCTTGTCCTGTGCTTTCCGGACGTGCTGTTCGCCCACTCTGTCGGCCCCCTCACGTTCCGCGAGGTCGCCCGCCACGCGCATCAGGTCGATGGCCTTCCGGGCGTCACCGTGGTTCTGCGCGGCGAACGCGGCGGCGAGCGGAATCACGTCGTCCTGCAACACGTCGTCGTGGAAGGCGTCTTCCCGATGGCGGAGGATGGCACGCAGTTGGTTGGCGTCGTAGTCGTCGAAGTGAACGTCCTCGGGCGTGAACGAACTCAGCGCCCTGCTCCCGACCGATTCGAGCATCTTCGTGTCGTTCGTAATCGCGGCGATGGAGACCTGCGCGGTGATGTCGTTGCTCGACCCGGCGCGCGACAGTTGGTAGAGCAGTCGGGAGAAGGCGGGTTGGTCCTTGTCGCGCCGCCCGACGAGCATGTCGAGTTCGTCGAGGACGAAGACGACCGTATCGTAGTTCTCGTTGACCAGTCGGTAGAGTTCCCGCCACTTCTCCTTGGTCGAGACGCCGTGCTGTGGCACTTCGACCGGGACGCCAGCTTCGTCGGCGACCTTCATGGCGAGTTCGTAGACTGCCGACCCGAGCGTCCCGATGTCTTGGCAGTTCATCTCGACGACGCCGAACCGAATGCCCCGACTGTCGCAGAGCCGACCGATGTTCTCGCAGACCGCGTTGATGATGAGCGACTTCCCCGTTCCCGAGGGACCGTAGAGAAAGAGGTTCGGCGGGCGGTTGTCGCCGATGGCGACCCGGAGCATCTTCGTGACCTGCGTCAACTGCTCGTCCCGGCCGACGATGCGCTCCTCTTCGACCACCTCGTTCGGGTTGAGCAGCGACCGGTTCCGGATGAGTGACTGCTGTTCGTCGAAGTCCAGCAGCATCTCCTCGATGGACTTCGACCCCTTCTCTGCTTCGGCGTCGATTACTCGCTCGGCGGTGGTCGCGGCTCTCTTCTCGTCGGGGTCGGTGTCTTTCGTCGCGTCGGCGTCCGTCGCTGCCCCCTGCGAGTCGCTGGAGTGTGAACCGCTCTCGGCGTCGCGGAGAGAAGCGTCCCCCTCTTCGGTAGGTCCCACTGAGGCGTCAGAATCCATGCTTCGGGCATCTCGTTCCTCGCATTAAACCTTGCCGTTATCGAAGTGTGTTCACCCCGCACGTTCGACTACGATACCGGATTCGGCGGTCTCCGCGCTCTTCGTTCGACATCTCGCGCGGTGCTGACGAAGTGTTCGATGCGGGAGGCGTGGTCGGTCGTCTCGACCGGGGGTCGAACGTTCGTTCGAGAGAGACACACCTCTATCGAAGTGTTCTGGGAGGGGTGGAGGGGTGGGAGAGGTATCGTTCGCAGGGGGTTCGGAGATTCGCCGCCGGTATGTCGGTGAGGTCGCCGATTAGACGCACTCACGAGGTCTGTAGAACGGTACGTACACCTCCTTACGCAGAACTCACACCCACCCCTATCGAAGTGTTCGATGTGTTCTGTCTATCTAGCGAAGTCGAAAAGAAAGAGGGAGGAAAGAAACGAAAGGGAAGCAGAGTTTTGACCGACTTTCGCCGTCAGACGCTGACTGTCCACCTCAGGCTCGACACTGAAACACTTCGATAGAGGTGCCCGTCCCTCGTCTTCGGCCGTTCGATACCCTCGCTCCGTTCGACACACTTCGATAGACGTGTCCACGAACCCGAGCAGTCGGAAGCGCGACTCGTCCACTGCTCACCGCCTACCGACCGAACACTTCGATAGAGGTGTGTAACTGAATCTCTCCCCAGTGCCGATTACAAATCGATAGAGGTGTCTCCGCGCTGGTCCCGCAGACGGTCACTCGTAGGGGTACCGCGCCTGTTCGCCGCAGTCGCAGGTGACGACGACGTGGCCGTCCTGCAATCTGACGCGGGCGTTCTTCCCCGGTCGGAGGTAGACGTCGCAGACGTCGCAGGTGAATCGCTTGAACTCCTTCGGGAGCGAAATTCGGTTGCGCTCGGCCAGTCTGCGCGCGAGGCGAACGTAATCTCTGGCGCGGTCGTCGTGACACTCCGCGGCGGCGTCGCGGGCGAGCGAGGCGAGTCGCTCGATGCGCTCTTCGGCTATCGTCATGAAGTATGGGAATGGGGGGTGGGGGGTTTCCGGGGCGAGACAGGACAAGGATAGAAGGTTCCTGTGTTGCCCCAAGGGGGTAATTCTCGGTACGACTAATATAGTTTTTGGTTTCTCCTTGTTGGAATCGACTAGACCCTGACCCTTCCATCATTCGGCGCTCCGGCTCACGGAAACCTGCTTAGACGTAGCGAACTGACGCCTCCGCGTTCGAATCGTTCGGGGTCACGCCGTTCCGGTAGGGTTTTGTCGCGGCCGACGCATCGCTCGGACAGTGACACGGCCGTACAGTCCCGAAATTGGGTCTCTCGGTGCGAGAATCCGACGGCGAGGAGTTCGACCACGAGAGCGACGAGAGGATCGACTACGACGATGAAAGTGAGTCACTACTTCGAGTGGGAGGAGTACATCACGGGCGGGCACGCCCAGTCGGTGGACAACCAGCGCAAGATCATGGACCGACACGGCATCGAGTACACCGCCGAACCGACTCTCGACGCCGACCTACTTCACCTCAACAACATGGGGCCGAAGTCGCTATACTACGCCAAACGGGCGCAGCGCGCCGACGTTCCGGTCCTCGTCCACACCCACCAGACCGCCGAGGATTTCGAGGAGAGTTTCGCGTTCTCGAACGTCCTCGCCAAGCCGATGAAGCCCTACCTGCGCTACGCCTACTCGTTGGCCGACCACCTCGTCTGTCCCTCCGAACACAACCGCCGCGTCATCGAGGAGTACGCCGACGCGCCCAAGACCGTCATCAGCAACGGGTTCGACCCCGAGAAGGTCGCGGGGTACGACGACGCGGACCTCCGCCAGACGTATCTGGACCGCTACGACCTCGACCCGCCGGTCGTCTTCAACGTCGGCCACGTCATCAAGCGCAAGGGACTGGAGGCCTTCGTGGAGACCGCCCGCGCGATGCCGGACCTCGATTTCGTCTGGTTCGGCTACCTCAACCCGGCGGGCGGGGAACTCGACCGCTTCCTCAAGAGCAGAGACACCAAGCGACTCGTCGAGAGCGCGCCCGACAACTGCCAGTTCACGGGCTACGTCGAGGACATCGAAGGCGCGTTCGCCGCGGGCGACGCGTTCTTCTGGCCGAGCAAGAACGAGAACGAGGGCATCGCCCTGCTCGAAGCGATGTCCTGTGGCAAACCGCTGGTCATCCGCGACATCCCGACCTACGACTGGCTGGACGACGGTACCCACTGCCTCAAAGCCAGTAACGAGTCGGCCGACGCCGCGACGGCCGCCGACGAGTTCGCCGACGCGCTGGACCGACTGCGCGACCCCGACCTGCGCGAGGAGTTGGGAGCCAACGCCGCCGAGAAGAGCCGCGAGTTCGAACTCGACGCCGTCGGCGAGAACCTCGTGTCACTGTATCAACAGCTGGCGTGACGGCTCGCTTTCGACGGCTCATCCCCGACGCTCGGCCGTGAGCGAACTTCAAAAGTACTTAACTACCGGTTACCAAAGTGGCCAACAATGGAACAGGTCGCCGCGTTCACCGACACCTATCTGCCGACGGTCAACGGCGTGACGTACACCATCGCGTCGTGGCGCGAGCGGTGGGAACGGGCGGGCGGCCGGATGGACGTGGTCTACCCCAACGCCGACGGCCACCGGCCGAACGACGGCGAGCATCCCGTCGGGAGCCTCCCGTTGCCGTTCTACGACGGCTTCCACGTCGGCACGCCGAAGGTGCCGAAGGCGGTCCGAGACGCCGAGGTCGTCCACGCCCACACGCCGTTCAACATCGGCGTCGGCGGCCTGCGCCTCGCCCGGAAGAAGGACGTGCCGCTCGTGGCCTCCTATCACACCCCGACCAGCGAGTACGCCGAGTACATCTCGCCGACCGATTCCATCGCGTCGCTGGTCGGCCGGGTGTCCGAAGCCTACGAGCGGTGGTTCTACGGCCGGGCCGACGCGGTACTCGCTCCCTCCGCGGCGACGCGCGACCACCTGAAGTCGGAGGTCGGCGTGGACACGCCCGTCGAAGTCGTGCCCAACGGCATCGACACCGAGCGGTTCCGGCCCGTCGAGACCGACGAGTTCCTCGCGCGCCACGACCTCCGGGGCGAGCGCCCCCTGATAGGCTACACCGGGCGACACGGCTACGAGAAGCGCCTCGCGGAACTCGTCGCGGCCGCGGCCGACATGGACGTGACGGTCGTCTTCGGTGGCGACGGTCCGGCCCGCGAGGACTTGGAGGAGCAAGCCGAAAAGCTCGGTGCCGACGCGCGGTTTCTCGGGTTCCTCGACCGCGAGGAGATGCCCGCGTTCTACAGCGCGCTCGACGTCTTCGCGTTCCCGAGTCCGGTCGAGACGCAGGGACTGGTCGCGCTAGAGGCCAACGCCTGCGGGACGCCCGTCGTGGGCGCGAACGCGGGCGCGCTGGCCGGCACCATCGACCACGGCGAGACCGGCTATCACTACGAGAGCGGCGACATCGAGGACTTCTGCGACGCGATTCGCCGGACGCTGGACGAGCGCGACGACCTGCGCGAACGCTGTCTGGCCCGGCGCGACGAGGTGAGCGTCGAACACGCGGTCGATAAGTTGCAGGACGTGTACGACCGCATCCGATGACCGTCTTGCGCTGAAGTTCTACAGTTCGACGCGTTCCACGAGGTTGTTCTCGCCGTCGCGGATGTTGACCGCGACGATACGGATGTCGTCTTCGAGTCCCGAGTCGCGGAGTTTCGCCTTCAGCAGGTTGTCGATCTGATAGACGCCCGCGGCGTTCAACATCTCTATTTCCACGAGGACGGGCACGGTGTCGCCCTGTCGCAGCGAGACGCGCTGGATGGCCTGACTGGAGACGGTGTCGATGCCCCGGCCGCCCTTCTCGTAGGGCATGCGCGACCGGCCCTTCTCCATGTCGAGCGCGTCGGCGACGCGGACGACGCCCGCCTCGGTCGTCAGCGGGTCCTCCTCGGTGTGGTGACAGAGAATCGCGTGGAGGACCTCGCCCTTGACGCGGACGACCTCCTCGGTGTCGTAGAAGTCGAACTGGGGGAGGATGCGGTCCAGCAAGTCGGCGGCGAGCGGAATCGACCAGTAGGCGTGTTCGTCGCGGTGGACGACGTGACCGATGTCGTGGATGGTCGCCGCCAGCGCGACGATGACGCTCTCGTCGGCCTCGTCGAGGCCCTGTTCGGACGCGCCGTTGAACTCGATGCCGCCCTTCTTGAGCAGGTCGTACAGACCCAGCGCGCGGTTCCGGACGATGGAGATGTGCTTGCGCCCGTGGTCGTTGTACCCCTTCCGGACGACGGGGTTGACGTTCTGGGCGTCGAGGTAGGCCTGAATCTCGGGGTCATCGTGGACGAACTCCAGCACCTCGTTGAGTCGCTCGTCGGGGAAGGCGTGGTCGGCGTCGGGGTCGTAGGTACGACTCTCGTCGTCCGCTTGTTCGGTCTCGGGTTCGCTCATACCGGATAGTCGTGCCCGAGCCGAAAAAAGTCTCGGCTAAGCGAATTTCGGTCGGCGAACTACCAATCCCGAGTTCGGCTTCGAGCGTCCACGGGTGGGCGAATCGCCGCCGACAACGAGTCCCGTGAACCCCCGCCGACTGCAGAAACCCTCGCCGACTACAGAACGTGCTGCGCCTGCGCTCGCGCTCGCGCGGTTACGCACGAGCGCGAGCGCAGACGCACGCCGGAAGACAACTCTACTGCACCGTTCGACTCGCGTCTTCCGAGTCGTCGCTTCGCTACGTTCAGCGAGGTGTTGGACGGTTCGGGGCGCGGTTGCGGTGCAGTGCGAGGCGGTGGAGTCACCGTCTCCCGGCGACCGAACTTCGAGAACCCCCGCCGAGAGCGACCCGTGCTTATTCGGCCGCCGCGTCCGCGACTTCCTCGTAGTCGGGCTCGACGCCGGGGTCGTCGCTGACCCACTTGTACGTGACTTCGCCGTCGCCGTCCACGACGAAGACGGCTCGCTTGGCGACGCCGTAGTACCCCATGTCCGCGAAGTCCATCTCGACGTCGTAGTCGTCGATAATCTCCTTGTTGGAGTCGCTGACGAGACCGAAACTCAGGTCCTGCTGGTCGCGGAACTCGTTGAGCGAGAACGGTGCGTCCACGCTGACGCCGTAGACGGTCGCGTCCTCGAAGTCGTCCAAGTTCTCCTCGAACGTGGCCATCTCGGTGGTGCAGACCCCGGTGAACGCGCCGGGGAAGAACGCGAGGACGATGGGTGCCTCGTCCAAGTTCTCCGAGAGCGTGAACTCCTCTACGTCGCCGTTTGCGAGCGGTGCAGCGAAATCCGGTGCGTCGTCTCCGATTTCGACCATGTGCGTCCGGGCGTAGGTGCGTCGGCGAAAAGACAGTTCCGAATCCCGCGACGGACGCCGAACGTGACACCACCTGTCGAGTCCGTGTCAGTCCGGTCGGTTTCTGCGAGAGGTCCGGCTGGCTCCGGAGTCGGACGGCGTTCGCGCCGCGCACGCCGAGTTCCCGCCGAAACGGGACCTCGAATCGTATTTACCGGTCGCTACGGACGCGTTCGGCCGGTTCTCACCGTCGCACAACGAGCAAAAAGCCTATAGTCCAGAATCAGTTATCCTCAGGTAGAGATGGTACAGATGATTCCACTGTTCGGACCCGTGCCCGGCGGGATGGAGATGATGGTCATCCTCCTCATCGCCGTCCTGCTGTTCGGCGCGAACAAGATTCCGAAGCTCGCCCGCTCGACCGGTGAAGCGATGGGCGAATTCAAGAAAGGGCGTCAAGAAGTCGAAGAAGAGCTCCAGGAGATGCAGGAAGGCACCACGGAATCGCTCAACACTGACAGCGAACCGGTGACCGAGACGGACACCAGCACCGGCGACGCTGGCAGCGAATAACTCACCTCTTTTGCGGGGCGTGTGGCCTAGTGGATTAGGGCAGGAGGTTCCTAACCTTCTGACCGCGGGTTCGAATCCCGTCACGCCCGCTCGACTTCGCTTCGCTCAGCCGAGCGGGCGTGACGTAGTTCGCAAACAAACGCGTTTGCTCACTCCCGTCACGCCCGTTCTCGTGGCGAGCACCGCGAGACCGAAAACGAAGCGTGCGGGTACGAACCCTGCGAATCACAGCCCGGAACGGCGTTCGCGCCGCGCTATCGCTCCTCGCGCACGGTGGAATCCCCGTGACGAACGGCCTGCTCCTGCGACCGCAATGTTCCGCGATGACGACCGTACCGTTACGGGATTCTGCATCCTCGACAATGGAGAAACAAAAATAGTTGCTTGAAACAGAAGTAGTTGGTTTAGATATTGATTATTATATTCCTTCGCATTCGTATTCGGTCCGACAGTACGCAGTCTGCGCTCTCGCTCGACCGACTCGCGCGGAAACGACGCCCCGTGCGCCTGCGGCGGTCGGAATCGGAAGCCCCCGAACCACGACACCACGTCTCAGCGCTAGTTATCGAACCCTTCCGCGCCGTTCGGTCGTATGAATATACGGGTCAGCGTTACACCCGTAACCGCTCTACGAAGTAGTGATGACCGCGGCTCTCCAATCGACACAGGTGGTATCGTGATTTGGCAAGACCTCGTCTTCCTCGTCGGAAGCGTCTTCTCCATCGTCTTCCTCGCGCCGACGCTGACCGACCGCACAGCTCGCGTTCCGCTCGGGACGAGTCTGCCGTCGGCGGCGCTCGGCGTCGTCTACGGCGCGAGTTTCTACAGCATGGGCATGGCGTTCTCGGCGTCCGGGTCGTTCGTGACCGGCATCCTCTGGGCGGCCATCGCCGCGTTGCGCTCGCCGTCCGTGACCCTCGGTCTCTTCGACCGCGTTCCGGCGTTCGAGACGCTGCGTTCGGACTGATTCCTCGCCGGTAGGGATTGCTCTCGTCGCTATCGGGTGTTTCGCCGTTCGAAAAATGAATCTCGTTCTCCGCCGTTCGAAACGCGTCGAATCGTCGCCGACTACAGGAACGCGAACTGGGTGTCGCGTCGGTGGACTCGACCGCGTTTCACGTCGGTTGCTGTGCGTCCGGTCCGCGTCTGAGAGACTACGTACATCGTAATTCTTCGAACGTGCCGGCCGAATATTAATCTACTCGGATAATCATACACATACACATGCGGGGGAGATTCTCACCCATCGAACGCGCGAAAACGCGGCTCTCGCGGCTTCGCTACGGTTCCGTCGGGTAGTCATCGAAGCGGACACTCGTCGAGCGTCGAGTCCACCAGTTTCGGTAGCCTTCGACACGACGACTCCCGAACGGTTTCCGCGCGAGCGCCGGCGGCGCTCGCGCGCGAATCGTCGAAGAAAGAGAGTTCGATTACGAAACGCGAGGTTCGGCTCGGCGGACCGCTCTACCCGTCGCCGTGTTCGTCGGTGATGACGACTTCGCCGTCCTGCACGTCCACGTTGATGAGCGTCTCGACGACGACCTTTTCCTGCGCGAGCGCCCTCGGCGCTCGCTTGCAAAACGTCGATGAAAAGGAGCTCAGTAACGCTACCCGTCGCCGTGTTCGTCGGTGATGACGACTTCGCCGTCCTGCACGTCCACGTTGATGAGCGTCTTCACGTCGTAGTCGGTGTCGTCCAGTTCGTTCGGTCCCTCCTTCTTGATGACCGCGACCACGTCGGCCACGTCCGCGCCGATGTGTTCGAGCGCTTCCGTGATGGCCTTCATCGTGCCGCCGGTGCTGAGAACGTCGTCCAGCAGCAGTACCCGGTCGCCCTCGTGGACGTTGTTGACGTACATCTCGTTCTCGCTGTAGCCCGTCTGCTGGGAGAGCGCGACCTCGCCCTCCAGTCCGTACTCGCGCTTGCGGATGACGACCAGCGGGATGTCGGTCATCAGCGAGACCGCGGTCGAGATGTGGATGCCCATCGCCGCGGGCGTGACGATCTTGTCCACGTCCTCCAGCTCCGCCTTTCGGATAATCTGGATGACTATTTCTCGGAGCAGTCCGGGTTCGAGAACCGGAATCCCGTCGCTGATGGGGTGGACGAAGTAGTGATAGCCGTCTTTCTCGATGATCGGCGCGTCGAGCAGAGACTGCTTCAGCTTATCCATGTCGGAGGTACTCGACACGGCAATAAAAGGTGACGGTATATCGCGGCGCTGTGCGGGTGGTTCTCGATGTAGTGTAACTGAACTCACGCAATTCGCTCCCGACCCCGATTTGAGAACTGTTAAGTCCGGTCCGAAGTCACTCTCGGATGTGCAACCGACACCGGACCCGGCAGCGTCGGCGGTCCTCGCCGTCGTGTTCCTGCCGTTCGTAGCGGCCGCGCTGGTGCCGCTCGTCTACCGCGCGCTGGGCGAGCGCACCGCGTACTTCGCGGCCGCGGTCGCGCTGGCCTGCTTCGGACTCGTGGCCAGCCAGTACGGCACCCACGGCACCGTGAGTTTCCCGTGGATTCCCTCGCTCGGGGTCTCGGTGAGCTTCTACGTCGATGGCCTCTCGTTACTGATCGGCTTTCTGGCCAGCGGCGTCGGCGTGCTCATCCTGACCTACTCGGGCGGGTACATGCACGGCGAACCGGGCCAGCCGAAGTACTACGCGGCGCTGCTCGCGTTCATGGGGTCGATGCTCGGCGTGGCGTTCGCCGCCGACCTCATCGCACTGTTCGTGTTCTGGGAACTGACCAGCCTCTCGTCGTTCATCCTCATCGGTCACTACCAGCGCCAGAAGAGTTCGCAGTACGCCGCCCGCAAGTCGATGCTCATCACCGTCTCGGGCGGCCTGTTCATGCTCGTGGGATTCCTGTTGCTCCACGCGGTCACGGGCGAGTTCAGCATCGTCTACATGCTGGAGAACCCCGAACTCGTGCAGGAGGAACTCCGACAGGCCGGGCTGTTCCTGCCCGTCCTCGGTCTCATCGGGGTCGGCGCGGCCGCCAAGTCCGCGCAGGTCCCGCTCCACATCTGGTTGCCGAACGCGATGGAGGCACCCACGCCGGTCTCGGCGTTCCTCCACTCGGCGACGATGGTCAAGGCGGGCGTCTACCTGCTCGGGCGCTTCCGACCCGTGCTGGTCAGCCACGAGTGGGAAGTCGCGTTCGCCGTCCTCGGGCTGACGACGATGACCGTCGCCGCCATCCTCGCGGTCGGCGCGACCGACATCAAGGAACTGCTGGCGTACTCGACCGCCAGCCACCTCGGACTCATCGTCGCCGGGTTCGGTTTCGTCTCGGACCTCGGCGGCGAGACCGGCGCGTTCCACATCATCAACCACGCGACGTTCAAGGCCGCGCTGTTCCTCGTCGCGGGTATCATCGCGCACGAGGCCGGGACCCGGAAGATAGACAACTTGGGCGGGCTGAAAGACGACCTGCCCATCACCGCCGCAATCGCGGCCGTCGCGTCGCTCGGGATGGCCGGGGTGCCGCCGTTCAACGGCTTCTACTCGAAGGAACTCCTCTTCGAGGCGGCGTGGGAGACGGCGACGCACGCGGGCGGTCTCGCGTGGCTCTACCCCGTGGTGGCCGTCTTCGGGAGCGTCTTCACGTTCCTCTACTCCATCCGGTTCCTGATGCTGTTCTTCGGCGAGAAGCCCACGGGCCTCCACAAGGTCCACTCGCCGCCCAAAGCCATGCTCGCGCCGCCGCTCCTGCTCGGGATTCTGGCGGCGCTGGTCAGCGTCGGCGGCGTCCTCGGCACGTTCGGATTCCACTTCGAGCCGTTCGACCACTTCGTGACCGAGGTCTGGGCCAGCACGGTCGCGCCCGAGGCCGACCTCCACGGCGGCTTCAGCTACCACGTCCCGACCCACATCACGCCCGCGGTGGCGATGAGCGCGGTGACCATCGCCCTCGGCGCGGCCGCCTACCCGTTCTACGACCGGCTTCACCGCGGCGTGAACCGGATTACCGACGTGGACCTCCTGCGCGCGAACTGGTACTACGATTCGACGGTCTTCGGCCTGAACGACTTCAGCGACACCGCCGCCGAGACCGTCCAGAACGGCCTTCTCCGGACCTACGCGACGTGGGCGATGGCCTCGGTCGCGGCGCTCGCGCTCGCCGGATACGCCGCATCGGGCGTCGCACTCCCGGATTTCACTGGGTTCGCCGTTACGGTCCCCATCGCGCTCGTACTGGGCGTCGCCATCGTCGGCGCGGTCGCGGTGTCGCTCGCGCCCTCGCACATCTCGGGCGTGCTGACCCTCTCGATTCTCGGGTTCATGGTCGCGGTGTTCTACGTTCTCGCGTCGGCCCCGGACCTCGCGCTGACCCAGTTAGTCGTCGAGACGCTCACGCTGGTCATCTTCCTGCTCGTCCTCGACAGACTCCCGGCGTTCTACGGGAACGCGGGCCGCGGGAAGATGCTTCGCGACGGCGTGCTGTCCGCGGTCGTCGGCGCGACGGTGTTCGTCACCGTGCTGGTCTCGACGGCCGCGTCGCCCGACGATTCCATCGCGAACTTCTTCACCGACCCCGCGGTGACGGTCGAGGAGGCGGGCGGCCACAACATCGTCAACGTCATCCTCGTGGACTTCCGGGCGTTCGACACCATGGGCGAGATTTCGGTGGTCGCAATGGCCGCCCTCTCGGTGCTGACGCTGGTCGCCATGCGTGAACGAGGTGAGACTCAATGAGTACGGTCATCGCACGAACGGTCACGCGCACAGTCGTACCGATAATCCTCGTGACCGCCGTCGCCCTGCTGTTGCAGGGCCACAACCTCCCCGGTGGCGGGTTCATCGGCGGGGTGTTGACCGTGACGGCGTTCGCGCTGATATACGTCATCTACGGGCTGGACTACCTCGAAGAGGAACTGCTCCACCAGAACCGCGAGACCATCATCGAGTCCATTCAGCACGGCATCGTCGGGAACTACCAGATAGCCTTCGGCGTCGGACTCGCGGTCGCCGCGGTCGCGGGACTGGTACCCATCCTGTTCGGGTCGAACTTCCTCTATCAGGACTTCTGGGTCCTCCACCATCTGCCCATCTACGGCGAACTGCACGTGGCGAGCGCACTCGCGTTCGACCTCGGCGTCTACTTCGTCGTGGTCGGAGCGCTCCTGACCATCCTCGCGGTGGTGGGAAGCGAATGACGCAGTTCGTCCTCGCGGGCGTGCTGGGCGTCCTGTTCGCGCTGGGGACGTTCCTCGTCCTGCGCCGCGACGTGGTCCGGGTCGTCTGGGGCGTCACCATAATCAGCCAGTCGGCGAACGTCTACCTCGTCACGATGGGCGGCCTCTCGGGGAGCGTCCCCATCCTCGGCGGGCACGGCGGCGGCCACGGTGCGGGCGTCACGGACCCGCTGGTGCAGGCGCTCGTGCTGACCGCCATCGTCATCGGCTTCGG
Protein-coding sequences here:
- a CDS encoding orc1/cdc6 family replication initiation protein, with translation MLLDFDEQQSLIRNRSLLNPNEVVEEERIVGRDEQLTQVTKMLRVAIGDNRPPNLFLYGPSGTGKSLIINAVCENIGRLCDSRGIRFGVVEMNCQDIGTLGSAVYELAMKVADEAGVPVEVPQHGVSTKEKWRELYRLVNENYDTVVFVLDELDMLVGRRDKDQPAFSRLLYQLSRAGSSNDITAQVSIAAITNDTKMLESVGSRALSSFTPEDVHFDDYDANQLRAILRHREDAFHDDVLQDDVIPLAAAFAAQNHGDARKAIDLMRVAGDLAEREGADRVGEQHVRKAQDKVERNRVLEVTRGISTQKKLCLYATAAVADEAGNSSARSTTGYQVYRFLTDALDADQYHQETYVNKMKELTTYSIVESERKSHGPSSGMFIEFTFNEQPETIMETLGEDSRLGDLSSDEVTAVVRAQLSTDG
- a CDS encoding ribonuclease P protein component 4, which encodes MTIAEERIERLASLARDAAAECHDDRARDYVRLARRLAERNRISLPKEFKRFTCDVCDVYLRPGKNARVRLQDGHVVVTCDCGEQARYPYE
- a CDS encoding glycosyltransferase family 4 protein, with amino-acid sequence MKVSHYFEWEEYITGGHAQSVDNQRKIMDRHGIEYTAEPTLDADLLHLNNMGPKSLYYAKRAQRADVPVLVHTHQTAEDFEESFAFSNVLAKPMKPYLRYAYSLADHLVCPSEHNRRVIEEYADAPKTVISNGFDPEKVAGYDDADLRQTYLDRYDLDPPVVFNVGHVIKRKGLEAFVETARAMPDLDFVWFGYLNPAGGELDRFLKSRDTKRLVESAPDNCQFTGYVEDIEGAFAAGDAFFWPSKNENEGIALLEAMSCGKPLVIRDIPTYDWLDDGTHCLKASNESADAATAADEFADALDRLRDPDLREELGANAAEKSREFELDAVGENLVSLYQQLA
- a CDS encoding glycosyltransferase family 4 protein, with product MEQVAAFTDTYLPTVNGVTYTIASWRERWERAGGRMDVVYPNADGHRPNDGEHPVGSLPLPFYDGFHVGTPKVPKAVRDAEVVHAHTPFNIGVGGLRLARKKDVPLVASYHTPTSEYAEYISPTDSIASLVGRVSEAYERWFYGRADAVLAPSAATRDHLKSEVGVDTPVEVVPNGIDTERFRPVETDEFLARHDLRGERPLIGYTGRHGYEKRLAELVAAAADMDVTVVFGGDGPAREDLEEQAEKLGADARFLGFLDREEMPAFYSALDVFAFPSPVETQGLVALEANACGTPVVGANAGALAGTIDHGETGYHYESGDIEDFCDAIRRTLDERDDLRERCLARRDEVSVEHAVDKLQDVYDRIR
- a CDS encoding HD domain-containing protein, with protein sequence MSEPETEQADDESRTYDPDADHAFPDERLNEVLEFVHDDPEIQAYLDAQNVNPVVRKGYNDHGRKHISIVRNRALGLYDLLKKGGIEFNGASEQGLDEADESVIVALAATIHDIGHVVHRDEHAYWSIPLAADLLDRILPQFDFYDTEEVVRVKGEVLHAILCHHTEEDPLTTEAGVVRVADALDMEKGRSRMPYEKGGRGIDTVSSQAIQRVSLRQGDTVPVLVEIEMLNAAGVYQIDNLLKAKLRDSGLEDDIRIVAVNIRDGENNLVERVEL
- a CDS encoding redoxin domain-containing protein translates to MVEIGDDAPDFAAPLANGDVEEFTLSENLDEAPIVLAFFPGAFTGVCTTEMATFEENLDDFEDATVYGVSVDAPFSLNEFRDQQDLSFGLVSDSNKEIIDDYDVEMDFADMGYYGVAKRAVFVVDGDGEVTYKWVSDDPGVEPDYEEVADAAAE
- a CDS encoding Sec-independent protein translocase subunit TatA/TatB, encoding MVQMIPLFGPVPGGMEMMVILLIAVLLFGANKIPKLARSTGEAMGEFKKGRQEVEEELQEMQEGTTESLNTDSEPVTETDTSTGDAGSE
- the hpt gene encoding hypoxanthine/guanine phosphoribosyltransferase; the encoded protein is MDKLKQSLLDAPIIEKDGYHYFVHPISDGIPVLEPGLLREIVIQIIRKAELEDVDKIVTPAAMGIHISTAVSLMTDIPLVVIRKREYGLEGEVALSQQTGYSENEMYVNNVHEGDRVLLLDDVLSTGGTMKAITEALEHIGADVADVVAVIKKEGPNELDDTDYDVKTLINVDVQDGEVVITDEHGDG